The window GCCGATGAGCGGTGGGGCGGGATAGAACGGCATCTCGTAGGGGCGGTGCATGTCGGGACGCTCCCGCCGGAGTCTGATGACGGCGACGTTGACGATGATGAACGACAGCAGGAAGAACAGACTCGACATATTGCCGGCGCTCTGGGTCGGCAGCGCGACGGATCCGAGCATTACCACGGCGCTCGCGAGGATCGCGACGAACGGCGTCCCGTATCGGTGGTGGAGTTGGCCGAACGAGGGCAGGAGTTGCCCCTCCCGCCCCATCGAGAACGCGACCCGCGAGGAGGCGATCACGACCGCGTTCAGCGCGGTCAGCGTCGAGAACACCGCGCCGAAGACGATGAGCGCGCCGCCGTTCCGGATGACCGGGAGGCCGGTCGGCATGAACGACGTCGCCGCCGCCGCGATGCCCGCTTCGCCGGCGTCGGCCAGTCCCTGCGCTCCGAGCGTCCCCACCGCCACGGTCACGACCGCCAGGTAGACGATCACCGTCGCGACGAGACTGAGGAAGATCGCCTTCGGGATGTTCTTTCTGGGGTTCTCGACCTCCTCGGTGACCGTCGTGATGAGGTCGTACCCCTCGAAGGCGATGAAGGTCAGCCCCATCGCGGGGAGGATCGCCGCCGCGCCGCCCCCCTCGGGGAACAGCGGCTGGAACTCGGCGCCGGAGAACATCGGCGAGGCGATCCCGAAGCCGACGAAGACGACGAGGATGCTCACCTTGACGATCGTGAAGATCGTCTCGGCGCTCCCGCTCGCGGCCGTCGACACGGCGTTGAGCGTGACCAGGCCGAGGACCGCGACGAACGCCAGGAGAAACGCCAGCGGCAGCGTCGCGTCGACGACCGGCAGCGCGATCGCCCCCACCTGATCGGGCGGGGCCACTACGCCGTAGACGTGCAGCAGTTCCAGGAAGTTCGGCGCGAAGCCCAGCGCGTACAGCGCGCCGGCGATCATGTAGGCGAACCAGAGCATCCAGCCCATAATGAACGACGAGAGGTCGTCGAAGATCTCCCGCACGAAGGCGTAGCCGCCGCCGCTCTTGGGGATCGAAGCGGCGAGCTCCGCGTAGGAGAGTCCCGTGAACGCGGTGACGACGCCGTTGAGGGCGAAGACGACGATCGCGGCCGGGCCGGCGATCTCCGCAGCCAGTCCCGTGAGCACGAAGATGCCGGCCCCGATCATCGCTCCCATCCCGATCATCGTGGCGTCGAGCAGGCCGAGTTCGGCGTTCGGGGAACGACTCTGGCTACTCATTTCGGTCTTTTCGCGAGTCCCGTGTGAGGTTCGTACATTCGTGGGGGCGTTCCGGGTTCGGAAATCCGGTCGCGTCACTTCATCTTTGCGGCGCTCGTCCGGGACCGGGAACCACACCCGCGATTCATCCGTCGGGGTCGCGCGCCCGGCCCGAGCGAGTGGGCGCGTGGTTCCGACCGCAGGTCGTCGACGGTGCCACGCCGAGACCCGGACGGCTACCGGAACCGCACGCCGAGATCCGCCAGGTCGTCGTCGTTTCGCGCCAGATTGATCAGGAGCGGCGTCAGCGACTCGACCTCCGCGGCGTTCGCGAGTCCGCCGGCGTCGATCGCCCGGAGCCCGCCGACGTCCTCGATCAGTCCCGCGACGACGTCCTTCGCCCGTCCGTCGTCGCCGACGAGGGGCGCGTCGATCCCGAGGTCGGCGTCGAGGTCGGCGAGGCGGCCGGCGGGGAGGGTCTGCAGCGCGCCGACGACCGGGACGTCGTCGGGAGCGGCGTCGGCGACGAGCGCCGTGACGCTTCCCGCGCCCGGCGGGTGCGCGTGGAAGCCGTGCTCGTCGCGCTGCACCCCCGCCGCGGGCGTGACGAGAACGTCGTCGGACGCGAGGCCGTCGGCGACGGAGTCGACGACCTCGGCGACGTGGTACGGCGGGACCGCGAGGACGACGACGTCGGCGCGGTCGGTCGCCATCCCGTTCTCGAAGCCCGTGATCTTGACGTCGCGGCCGTGCGCCGCGACGGTTTCGGCGTACGCGTCGGCCGCCGCGTGCGCGTCGTCGGGGTCGCGGGAGCCGATCACGACGTCGTGGTTCGTGTGGAACGCCCAGCGGAGCGCGAGTCCCTCGCCGAGGTCGCCGGTACCGCCGAGCAGTGCGATGCGCATAGGTGCGCGTGCGGAACCGAGGGGGTAAAGGATTGTGAGAAACGGTCGGATGCGGACCGAACACGGCGGACGTGTCGAAACGGCGTTCGTTACGTCGACTCGGCGACCGCGGGGGCGTACACGACGAGAAACCCCAGCAGGGGCGCGACGAGGAGCGTCCCAAAGAGGATCGCGGTCCGGACCGTCGTCGCCGGCGGGAGCAGACTCCACAGTCCGAGGCCGAGGACGTCGACGGCCAGGACCACGACGACGAACCGGACGAGGTTCGATTTCACGTCGCCGAGTGGGGAGTCGTCTGTCATCGCCTGTCAGCCCCCTCGACGCGGGCACGGTACTCGCCTCCCCTCACGCCGCCGCCTCCCGGTTCCAGCGCCGCGGGTTCAGCCGCCGGGCTTTCGACGCGGCGAGCCAGCTGGCGGCGAAGACGAACAGACTCGGGCCGGTGCCGTCGTAGCCGAGCGACCCGAGCGCGACTCGCCCGACGACGGCGACGGCGAAGAAGACGACGTACTGGACGGTCTGATCGCCCGGTTCGGCGTCCCGGGAGGCCGCCCCCTTCGAGAGGCGCGCGGCGATCGGTGCCACGAGGGTAAACGTGACGACCGCGACGACGAGCGGGAGGACGCCCGTCGGGTCGGGAACGAACACGAAGGCGACGACGACGGCGACGAGGGCGGCGAAGACGCCGGCCCAGAACAGCCGTTCGGCGCGGAGCGCGTTCATCTCGGCTTC is drawn from Halobellus limi and contains these coding sequences:
- a CDS encoding APC family permease, whose protein sequence is MSSQSRSPNAELGLLDATMIGMGAMIGAGIFVLTGLAAEIAGPAAIVVFALNGVVTAFTGLSYAELAASIPKSGGGYAFVREIFDDLSSFIMGWMLWFAYMIAGALYALGFAPNFLELLHVYGVVAPPDQVGAIALPVVDATLPLAFLLAFVAVLGLVTLNAVSTAASGSAETIFTIVKVSILVVFVGFGIASPMFSGAEFQPLFPEGGGAAAILPAMGLTFIAFEGYDLITTVTEEVENPRKNIPKAIFLSLVATVIVYLAVVTVAVGTLGAQGLADAGEAGIAAAATSFMPTGLPVIRNGGALIVFGAVFSTLTALNAVVIASSRVAFSMGREGQLLPSFGQLHHRYGTPFVAILASAVVMLGSVALPTQSAGNMSSLFFLLSFIIVNVAVIRLRRERPDMHRPYEMPFYPAPPLIGVALNLLLTVVLVEYLIRTDPLALGLSVGWILLGGVAYAVLNRVRTEPQRDDGTDIEMTPEVDD
- the npdG gene encoding NADPH-dependent F420 reductase — protein: MRIALLGGTGDLGEGLALRWAFHTNHDVVIGSRDPDDAHAAADAYAETVAAHGRDVKITGFENGMATDRADVVVLAVPPYHVAEVVDSVADGLASDDVLVTPAAGVQRDEHGFHAHPPGAGSVTALVADAAPDDVPVVGALQTLPAGRLADLDADLGIDAPLVGDDGRAKDVVAGLIEDVGGLRAIDAGGLANAAEVESLTPLLINLARNDDDLADLGVRFR